The nucleotide sequence GTAATCTATATAAGCtagaaaaatagaagaattTTACGTGTAATCTATATAACCCTTGTATAGTTTAAGCTGCAAAAGGGAAAATACACTAGTTGCAAATTACGAAgaaccaaaattttaaaaagttttgtgCTTATCTTAATTTATGGtgctattaatatttattttggtgctacttatgaaaaatatcaaaataatcacATATTGATTGAATTGAGTGTTGAATTCAATATAGTGATTCTTTTAAAGTAAagggtaaaaatgaaaaaaacaattataactCATTTTGTTCCGTCTATTTTCTAAACAATGGAGTGGGAAATTAGTTTCATTCCGTTGTTtaatatccaaacaatggaatgaaaTCTTTGTTCCACTCCGTTCCGTTCCGCTGCGTTAATCTTATGTTATCCAAATAGAGCCTAACTAAAAAAACGTCGTTGTGTTGGGCTAGGTTTAATGTGGTTGTTGTCTATAAAAGgggtattattattattccattttttcagaaaaacataacattaattcttctcatctctctctacTTGATATATCAACATGAAGATTACAGTAGTCTTCGTTTTCATGCTTTGCCATTTTTATCACTTGAGCTTCACATATTCTTGAAGAAGCAATTCCACCACCACCGTTTTCAGAAACATACGTGGATCAAGCTTTTGCTGAGTGGATGTTGCTCCACCAAAAAAACTACTCAAGCGCACTCGAGTTTACTAAATGCAGAAACTTGTTCAAAAAGAAGTTGGAGCATATCCATGAGTTTAACAAAGGAGTATGAAGATTACAGTAGGTTATGAGTGTCTAATACTCATGTCATATTTTCTTCCACGCTTAAATCAGAAAACTGATTTAGTCCTATGGTGTAACTCTTTTTACCTGTGAAATTTCAGAGAGAATTATATTTCAAAGAGCTTAACtataactatatataaaaaattaatataactaACAATAAGCACAATGAAAATCAAAAACCAAGGAAAATAAGTGAATAAAACTTAAATGTTCGTACAATTCGACCAAAAGCATATCGTGCCATTTAGCATATGCCAAAAAAGTTACTAAGAATGGTTTTCAAGTTACAAAATAAGTTAATAAAATAAGTgaattcctcaaaaaaaaagttaataaaataagtGAATAAAAATTTAAGCAATATGTTTATGTATTGAGAAGAaagtgtgaaaaaaataaatgaatttgacatatatatataaccttTGTTAAACTCATGGATATGCTCCAACTTCTTTTTGAACAAATTTCTACGTTTAGTAAACTCGAGTGCGCTTGAGTAGTTTTTTTGGTGGAGCAACATCCACTCAGCAAAAGCTTGATCCACGTATGTTTCTGAAAACGGTGGTGGTGGAATTGCTTCTTCAAGAATATGTGAAGCTCAAGTGATAAAAATGGCAAAGCTGCAAAGCATGAAAACGAAGACTACTGTAATCTTCATGTTGATATATCAAgtagagagagatgagaagaattaatgttatgtttttctGAAAAAATGAGAATAATAATACCCCTTTTATAGACAAGGATATTAAACCTAGTCCAAGACAAGGACATTAAACGGTCGTCGTTTCCTTTTATTTACATTGTCgtttcactcttttttttttctttttttttttccttcttgccACGAAGCTTCCATCCTGCgtctcttttttaatttttcgccaaaatcatttataaaacaaatattcatttattgaataaaacaaataatgtatgtatgtaGTTTAAGGAGTATATATTTATTGTTCTTTTCCTTTTATAGATTAGCACTTACTTGGTGCAAGCACCAACCAAGGTGACTTTAATTAAGCGGGGTATGTTTGCATGTGCACTTTTACATATTTCTGGCACCTCAACTCCATAGACACTAGCTAGCTTCTCACCATCTTTCAATGTTGCTTTTCCATGAAACACATAAGAACAACGAGTTCCAGTGCTTCTTATTCTTCAAATGTTTTGATTCAAAGTCCTGCTGGCTAATAACATGTCCATAAGTTTTaacatatatgtatattaatAATGTACACAAAAAATATGGGAAAATAAGATTTTACAAGCCATTAAAATTGTAGTTTACACATAACACCTAAAAGCATgaccaacaacaaccaaaccttattattgtaaaaaaaaaaaaaaaaaaaaaccttattccATTAAGTGGGGTCGGACCTAGAAGCATGcccatataaataaaaataaaaacttaaccATTACTTAAGTTACTTGTAGATGCGCACCTTTTCAACCTAACTAGAGTCGGCCGAAGACTATATGAAGCCTAAAGCGAACTCTAAAATGagacttttttaattaaaacaattaatattaataatattatgttcttattttgtttaaattttattttttgagccTTTTGAGATGTAAAATGATTTATtaaattatcatcatcaatccatTTTGCATTTTTCTAACGATAATAAAGACAATTCATTTAATCTCTGTTGAGTTACTCATGTTTCAAAGCATCACTTCCGTGAAGTTAATGGTGCCTCTATTATGCATCCTTCAACTGTAAGCTCAAAGTGATCCAGAAACATCATTAACAACTCGATGTTTTTTTagttaggctctgtttggataatATAAAACTAACGGAGCGGAACGAAACGGAGTGGAACAAAGATTTCATTCCATTGTTTGAATATTAAACGATGGAATAAAACTAATTTCCCACTCCATTGTTTAGAAAACGGACAGAACagtatttttttctcttccatttttaccctttacTTTAAAAGAATCACTATGTTGAATTCATAACTCAATTCAatcaatatataattattttgatatttttcataAGTAGCACcagaataaatattaatagcaCCACAAATTAAGATAAGcacaaaactttttaaaattttgattcttCGTAATTTGCAACTAGTGTATTTTCCCTTTTGCAGCTTAAACCAAACGATAATAATATAGAAGGATTATATATAGGCAATTTTTACGGTAGACTCAAAAAAATTGAGTGTACCGGTATACTCATATATTAACTGAATAgtttaatgaatatttttttcttagaaaaaatatttgatactCTGATAAATATTTGATTCTGTGTGACCATTCCAAATAACCTCAATTTGTTGCTTATATCATTCCAATTAATTGAATTATCACGTAAAAGTAAGAGATTAATCTTCTTAaacaatctaaaaaataaatattgacaaaatcCTATGAACGTGTTTTCCTTTTATAGATTAGCATTTACTTAGTGCAAGCACCAACCAAACGCCCGTTCTCGAGTAGATAAGCAGGAAAGGGTGCTTGACAGCTACTTATAGTGACTTTAACAGGGGTATGTTTGGATCTTCACTTTTACATTTGTGGCACCTCAAGTCCTGAACTCCATAGACAGAAGCTTGTCATCATCTTTCAATGTTGCTTTTCCATGAAAATATGGGAAAATAAGATTTTACAAGCCATGAAAATTGTAGTTTGCACATAACACCTAGAAGCATGgtcaacaacaaccaaaccttATCCCATTAAGTGGGATCCGACCTAGAAACATGcccataaaaattaaaataaaaacttaaccATGACTTAAGTTACTTGTAGATGTGCACCTTTTCAGCCTAACCAAAGCCGGCCGAACACTAGAAGAGGCCTAAAGCGAACTCTAAAAAGAGGTTTTtctacttaaaaaaattaatattaataatattgtgttcttattttgtttaaatttgttttttgagcCTTTTGAGATGTAAAATGATTCATTaaattatcataatcaattcatttagcatttatttttctatcaataatAAAGACAATTTATTTAATCTTTGTTGAGACATTATAAATGCGAAATTGGAAAAAACCAAagttagaaagaaaagaaaaaacatgaagCAAACAAAGGGATGAATGATGAAGGAGTCGTTGTTGAGTTACTCATGTTTCAAAGCATCAATTCCGTGATGTTAATGGTGCCTCTATTATGCATCCTTCAACTGTCACAGTTGAAGCTCAAAATGATCCATAAACATCATTAATTAACATCTTGACGTTTTTTTAGTCGGATTCTGCTTGGATAACATAAAATTAACGAAACAGAACGAAGTGGAATGAAACGGAGTGGAACAAAGATTCTATTTCATTGTTTGGATATTAAACAACGGAATAAAACTAATTTCCCACtccattatttaaaaaatggatGGAACAGTATAATTgtttttccatttttaccctttacTTTAAAAGAATCACTATCTTGAATTCATAACTCAATTCAATCAATATATGATTATTTTGATACTTTTCATAAGTAGCACcagaataaatattaatagcaCCACAAATTAAGATAAGcacaaaactttttaaaattttgattcttGGTAATTTGCAACTAGTGTATTTTCCCTTTTGCAGCTTAaaccaaacaataataatatagaaGGATTATATATAGTACTgttgaagttaaattattaCAACACTATTGCATATAATATAAACACGACTTGACTTCTTAACATTACTTGATCGTGAAACCTATTCCTCCATCCGtctctatatataagacccttttgccaaaattatgggaattaagatagtgaatatttgtattaaagttgtttgtaatcactattgtttttacaattttatcctttaagaaagaaggttagtttatgttttcaacatgttatttattattgattgaagaaaaagatgtataataaataggggcatgtatataaagaaataattaatgtagttggaaataacaaacggtcttataaaaaaggataaaaaaaatttcaaaggggtcttataattagggacggagggagtatttatatGCTtcaagatttttggtttttctacCGCTTCTAATTGATTGTTGTTGGAGTAGGAGATACTATTTTGTTGTATTTGACATTTTGACTTGGCTTTAATACAAAATGCTAGTTAAaggaaaatgagaatataataaacttctttaaaaaagtcaaatagaGTAAATGATAAATAGAGGTATTcattgatttaattaattaatactccCTCTTCCTCCTCTCTCCAGAattataaacaataaattttattaacttATTTTGTAACTTGAAAACTGTTCTTAGTTTCCTtggtttaattttgattgtGCTTATTGTtagttatattaattttatcagagactggaaatatattatatagagGCTATAGTAATATTAATTTCACAAAAAGTTTTTTcctctaatttattttagattacCATGTTATTTGAATGTAGTTTTCAGCGTTGTTTATCTGTAGGACAGGACACACAAGGGAGATTCTTCCTACGCAGGTAACAGCAATGGGTGCAATGGTGGAtgagttagttagttagttagctCGGCATTTGTATATCCTTAATTATCAAGGAAAACAACAACCCTGTAATCTATCTACCCATTAACCAAATTAAACTACCgtagatatagatatagatatagatgGCTATGCTGTTCTGGCTACATATGCAAGTTCTGTGAGAGTAGCTGTAACATTAATTGGTAATGACTTTAAAGCCTACTAAGTGATGATGGAGTAGAATATTGGTTGTTAAAGAATTCATGGGGTGAAGCCGGCTATTAACTTATAGACCACTTTTTTGGTATGTATAGGATCCCCTTTCTTCTCTTTGATgcttttgaaggataattgtAAAAAGAATATATGCTCGATAACTTGATATAAATTCCATCCAcgtttactttttaatttttttatttgcaaaagGGATATTCGACCCACCAAACTAAAACAGAGAAAACACCCCTCTACAAACACCTAAATTCACTATTTATGTGAGAATACAACAAATCGGATTGTAATAGTATAGATAAAGGAGTCTATTTTAACTTTGGTTTTTGATTAAATCTACCACCTGAAATCGACCACAAATGCCATATAGACAACAACCCAATACCATATGATATGATGTAAACAAATGTTCCTCACCATCCCAGACTTGAACAAGTTCCTTCTCAAAGAAATAATTGTCACGAAAATATTATCACCTTCAAAAAGCATAACTTTCCCGCAATTGAATTTATAAGTAAAGATATCCAAGATTAGTTGATATTCAAACAATTCACTGTTCCTTGTATATGTCACATGACATGGGTCTCTAATAAGTAATcataaaacattaattaaaaatatttaaaactagATTAATCCATGGGGTTTGGGCATAGTGCCCAATTGTCGTAACTAACCAGGCTTTGGGGCGAACACCCAACTCGAATTGACCACTCATCATTTCCTGTTTCCTTCTGCCTCAAGGATCATGCTTTTCTAGTTCCATAATCTTCTCTTCTCATAGCATCCTAATATTTCCTATATCACAATATTACTCCATGTGCGactattttatattataacGTCACACACACACATTGTTTGGTTTGCTACAAAAACcattatttattcaattcaataaataaacataacTCAATTCCATGTATTGGGCTCTGTCTCGTGGACCAGATTTTGACTAATGTAATCAACTACTTCACCAAAACTAACCAAAGGGAACCATATGTCAATACTGTATCATCTGTTTTGATATCTTTAAACATTCTACAAAATGTCCAGTATAACTgtgtttttttctcttataaCTATTGCAATGTTAGGTTATCCGTGCATAGGGTCTTTATTGTAGTAGACGTGTTCCGTTATTGGACACATTTCGGTGTCTGACACCAACACATGTAAATTATgtctttttcttaaattattatcggtaTCAACATGTCATAGTCCATGTCTCTGTATTTAGTACTCTCTAATTTGAGGGGGGCTATAATTAGTTCATAAATTAGTTAGTTAGTTGATGTTTTGTTATCTATTATTAATTAGTTAGCAATCATTTTCTGTTTTTACTGTTACTTGTTCCCAATTCTGCTGTAAGGTCATTCAATTTTTCTGCCTTGTAATTCTCTTTCAATTAATTGAAACAAATGCACTTGTATTCTCAAATAATTAGAGTCTTCAATGATACTTACAAAGTTTACAATTCATGTATTTTGAAGAGTCAAAGTTAGAACAGTGACAATTAAACCATATAACTCTCTTTTTCATATCAATTTGGTATCTATCTCCCCAGGAATGGTTACACTTGCTGGCAACTAAGCAACAACAGTAAACAAAATCCAATTGAAATTCAAGCACACTTTTGTTCCTTTACACGTTGATTCAATTTGACTAAATTTGTTGATTAAAATTTGTAGATGAAGAATACTCTTTTCAACCACCTATTTTGCATTTGACATAACCATAAATATTAGAATAATACAATTAGAATAAAGGTTGGGGAAGATGTGCAAATCAACAATGAGAAATAGACATCTAATTAAATaggcaaaaaaattatacattgatTAACAAATGAGTGTCATGatctattttgattggttgttgtaaAATAGATGAGtcataatcaattttgattggaTGATAAAGAAACATTAAATgaatttgaaacttttttttttgttgtaaaaattatacatttttttatgcaaaCATTTGTATATAGTGTGCGGCAGCTGCTCATCTCTTTTAACATTCCcttcaactaaaaaaaaatgaagctgCTTAGTACTGTTGTTTTGATGATGATCTTTCTGGCATCTGCTTATTCTGTTGTTGATGAGTCTCCAACAATAACACTCTCTGAATTTGAATCATATCCAACACTTTCAGAAGCATCCGTTGATAAATTGTTTCATGATTGGATGTTGGAGCATAATCGGACATATTCAAGCAGCAACGAGATGAAGAAACGTCGAGAACTATTCAAGAAGAAATTGGAACATGTTAAGGAGTTTAACAaaggtaatttttttatctatctAGTTTGTTTAAGTTTCAATTCAATAATCGATGAGATTATCGATTGTTAGTAGTATTTTAAatatctttctctttctctgtaATGAATTCCACAGGTAATCACAGTTACACAATTGGCATAAATCAATTTTCTGATTGAACTGAAGAAGAGTTGTCTGTATCATGTGTAGAGGACGACGACAATTACGAATGGTATTTTCAATGAAAGAATTAGATCGTCACATAGCGTGTTTCTGATCTACAAAATAAACTCAAAACAATGATTCATTGGTTTTGATTTGTtatatggaaaaaataattaattccttttatttatttttgtgtttcttatttatttatttatgctttGCATATATTTTGTTCCCCGGTCATGGATGGTCACccaaaaaagaaagatgatgtattagtttttttctttctttttttacaatataCAATTGCTACCTATTTACTAACAAATCAAGAGATATAACGCAGTCAAAAGtttcatcatataattcatctatataagaaaaaattaccaTTTGGAAAAAGTGTTCTTTAAATAAGCTTTAGATCTTTAAAATGCAGTAATctccaagaaagaaaaaataagatCAATTCCCTTTTGAACTATTGATAGAATTTGGCACAAAGAGGCAAAAGACCACATGAAGAGCTCGAAACACCAATTGCCAACGATGACAAGATATTAAGGAGGTGTATacacccaaaaaaattattagccAAAAACAAACAGATACGAAATAGACAAATCTTTTTTGAGTCCACTAAGATTCAAACAGATAGTTGAAGTGCCAGAACCAATCAAAAACGCATGaaacttcaaaattcaaaattttgctTGTGTTCCATGTTTAAAGTGCCACAACCAAAGCGGCAATCTTCACGGGTGCATGTTTTGAGGCAGAAATGTGAGGTAAGTAAAACGTCGTGAAATGTGAGGAAGCAGTCCAAACGTAGGGTGCCACGTACACTCGGCAACAATACATTTAGAGTGACCAatataagagagaaaagaagaaaaagattgGTATACTCCAATTGTCAATATGAATAACCAACATAGTCTGTTATGTAATTCTTATCTATACGAAAATCATGAAGCCATGGCATAGTCACACAGACAGACATAAAAAATACTATGGTATAACAGTaaacataaaatcataatttattaaaaaaaaaaacataaaataataatgataataatggATGATATGATACAGAGCATATCTATCTATACggtcaaaattgcaaaagttGCCAAATAagactctctttttcttatccATTTGGTATACATCTCCCCAGGAAATcgatttgttttcatttttaataggtttaattgcacttttcctccctatcttttgttaattgtgcgattttgcacccccttttttttttgagcgattttgcaccctatcttttgccaactgtgttttgttcaaaatcatcattaaaagaggggaaaatgggcaaaagatagggtgaaaaatcgctcaaaaaatataagtgagggtgtaaaatcgcacaattagcaaaaagatatggggcaaaagtgcaattgaacacaaagatggggtgcaaaatcaaaaagggggcaaaaagatggggtgcaaaatcgcacaattggcaaaagataggggggaaaagtgcaattaagcctttttaatatataatacattctgatatttaattattattttaattatttggcAATTAATTGTTAAGAGATATCAGTTTGAACGTACTCTTTTTTCTATCTTCCGGTAAATTTAAAAAGGCAAATCTCACAATTTTGTTGCAAAAATTAAGTTGTTCCTAGATAAGTATTTATAACTATCAACTTGATTATTTAATACCATTAAAACgtacatatttattcatttacttgaatcattttatttgtttctttagagATTGGAAAACGATGTtacaaaattcttttcaatcaaCTAAGATCAAATTCAACCGTTAAATTATGGAGACAAAAAgaactaaagaaaatgtatgcttattttgatgaaggagattttttttccacaatCCTTTTAGTGAAtacattttctaattttttttttccacaatccTTTTAGTGAAtacattttctaataaatggtaaaacaattacctttatttttagttGCCTGATCTATCCCACATTAGTATCCCATAAGAATTTTTTAATCTTACTCTTAGGATCACCATTGGAGTTGAAGAACTTGCATAAAATCGAGTGGATTGACATAGATCTCCTACCTTTTTCTTCCCCACGTTTGATGGAGGTTTTAGTTTGTGGATTTCAGTTAGGAACATTGAGAAGGAGGAAATGTTTGCTTGGAAAAAAGGGGAAACAATGAATTGGAAATCATAAATACACTAAAATATAACGAAATTAGGTTagattgttttaatttgtgaCCCTTGatctctaattaaaaaaaaatgaagagaggagattaaataaaattgttttctcaaatttttctcACTAGAGAAAATTTGGTTTCCGAGAGAAATACTctctccaatatttttttagggactcTCTCCAATCTTAGatataacaaataaacaactacattttattatcttaaattaaaaaaaatatataacttactttgactctatttaatgttatttatcctaatatacattttaattcatgtaagttttatttttaatacttttttattctcatgaaacaagttCCAATAGATGgtactttttataattttatatttttttaaaaacattcgAGAAAACTAATTacatataagtaaatttttgaacttagatattttttttttataattgaaatccgagagagtgattaaataaaaaaagtaatagcttTATTCAAAGTGGTaggttttttattatatttttataagacaagagcaaaaagaataatctcaattaaGTTGGTACCCTACTTTAATCGATTGTCagttgctcatatatattattaaaaaaaggaaaaaaattatataaaacctGGAAGGACAAAAAATATGATCCAGTCAATCCAAGTGGATCCACCCTAACGggtaatacataaaaaaagatcaacaaagtggattcaaccctaattaattctaacaaaCGAATACCATTAACGATAGACGTTTGTGAGGGCAAATCGGGTCTATAATTTGGCAAATTGATCGATCTTCAACACAAAATCGGATCACGTGCTATCAACTCCctgcaacaacgacaacaagcATTAACGACTCTTTTAAGTTTACACAATCTCATGTCAATCAAGGATTAATGGGATACGAAACACATACATATTCTTGAGAGTGGGGAGTAGATTCaaccgccaacacggtaattAACAAATTCACACGCACTAAATATTTACTGCTATgatcaacatcaaattaacagttGGCCCAACATAGAACCACAACCACCTTCAAAGAAAGGGAGGAGACGGCGGATTCGAATGACCCACCATAACCAATCCACACGGCGGCGAAAAAGGTCTAAAACGGTGGCAAAATAGAGGATAAAGAACAGACCCTTTTGGGTTTCAACCAAACTAATGCGGGGTTCTGCCATTGAGAATTCAGCACACAGAACTAAACAAGATCGCCGGTGACAACCAACAATTTACGAATATCAACAACTAAGCAACCACCACCCGTAGCAGATGGGGTACTGGTTGAATCGGAATCCAACGGCACAAATTGTTGTGGGAACCGGAAAAAGGGTGGTGCAGGGGGACGACGCCACTCATCGCACCA is from Medicago truncatula cultivar Jemalong A17 chromosome 1, MtrunA17r5.0-ANR, whole genome shotgun sequence and encodes:
- the LOC11411581 gene encoding ananain, which translates into the protein MKLLSTVVLMMIFLASAYSVVDESPTITLSEFESYPTLSEASVDKLFHDWMLEHNRTYSSSNEMKKRRELFKKKLEHVKEFNKGNHSYTIGINQFSD